One Paenibacillus sp. FSL H7-0737 DNA segment encodes these proteins:
- a CDS encoding bifunctional 3,4-dihydroxy-2-butanone-4-phosphate synthase/GTP cyclohydrolase II yields MSEQSKKDSVLDPIEEAIYDLMRGKVIIVVDDEDRENEGDFIALAERATPEVINFMITEGRGLVCMPITAERAEELELQAMVSHNTDNHGTAFTVSVDHIDTTTGISAGERSLTVKAMIDPKAKPSDFRRPGHMFPLIAKKGGVLRRSGHTEAAVDLARMCGAYPASVICEIINEDGSMARLPDLVEIAKKHDLKLISIKDLIHYRNEKEQLVNREVSVRLPTDFGEFQTIAYTNEVDDKEHVALVKGDISGDEPVLVRVHSECLTGDVFHSHRCDCGPQFEAALRQIEAAGRGVLLYMRQEGRGIGLINKLKAYKLQEEGLDTVDANLKLGFPADLRDYGIGAQILKDLGISQIRLLTNNPRKIKGLEGYGLEVVERVPIQMPENKDNTNYLHTKQAKLGHLLSFDDIEQNEDSKV; encoded by the coding sequence ATGAGCGAACAATCGAAGAAGGATAGTGTCTTGGATCCGATTGAAGAAGCGATATATGATTTAATGCGCGGCAAAGTCATTATCGTGGTGGATGATGAAGATCGTGAGAATGAAGGGGATTTTATAGCTCTTGCTGAACGGGCGACACCAGAAGTCATCAATTTTATGATCACTGAGGGACGTGGTTTGGTCTGCATGCCAATTACCGCTGAGCGTGCGGAAGAGCTTGAACTACAGGCTATGGTCAGTCACAATACAGATAATCACGGCACAGCCTTTACTGTATCGGTTGACCATATAGATACAACTACTGGTATATCAGCAGGGGAAAGATCCTTGACTGTAAAGGCCATGATTGACCCTAAAGCGAAGCCGTCTGATTTCCGTAGACCTGGCCATATGTTCCCGCTGATTGCGAAAAAAGGTGGCGTACTACGCCGTTCCGGACATACAGAGGCTGCTGTTGATTTAGCCCGTATGTGTGGTGCATATCCAGCCAGTGTGATTTGTGAAATCATCAATGAAGATGGCTCGATGGCCCGGTTGCCTGATCTGGTTGAGATTGCTAAGAAGCATGATCTTAAGTTGATCAGCATCAAAGACCTCATTCACTATCGGAATGAGAAGGAACAGCTCGTCAATCGCGAGGTGTCTGTACGTCTGCCTACTGATTTCGGTGAGTTTCAGACCATTGCCTATACAAATGAAGTGGATGATAAAGAACATGTAGCATTGGTGAAGGGCGATATTTCCGGTGATGAGCCAGTGTTAGTACGAGTACATTCCGAATGCTTAACCGGTGACGTTTTCCACTCCCATCGCTGCGATTGTGGTCCCCAGTTTGAAGCAGCGCTTCGGCAGATCGAAGCTGCTGGTAGAGGCGTGTTGCTCTATATGCGTCAAGAAGGCAGGGGCATTGGTCTTATTAATAAGCTTAAAGCCTACAAGCTTCAAGAAGAAGGACTCGATACTGTAGATGCCAATCTAAAGCTTGGTTTTCCAGCAGATTTGCGTGATTACGGGATTGGAGCACAAATTCTGAAGGATCTAGGTATAAGTCAAATTCGTCTCTTAACGAACAATCCTCGAAAGATCAAAGGGTTGGAAGGTTATGGATTGGAAGTTGTTGAGCGAGTGCCAATTCAAATGCCGGAGAATAAGGATAATACTAATTATCTCCATACGAAGCAGGCGAAACTTGGGCATTTGCTGTCTTTTGACGACATTGAACAAAATGAGGATTCGAAAGTATAA
- the ribE gene encoding riboflavin synthase, producing the protein MFTGLVEEVGTLRSVSTGGEMMVLNIAASVIMDDLKIGDSVSVNGVCLTATALGENYFTVDVMPQTYRNSNLKELRPGSRMNLERAMAAGGRFGGHIVQGHVDGTAVIKSVKRDQNAVVYEIAPDRKSLFKYIIPKGSITIDGISLTVVKTTASSLTVSIIPHTLGETVLTYKRAGDSVNIECDVLGKYVDHLLHYGSAAQDEESDSSSGISRDFLAANGFV; encoded by the coding sequence ATGTTCACTGGATTAGTCGAAGAAGTTGGCACTCTGAGAAGTGTCTCCACCGGTGGAGAAATGATGGTGCTGAACATTGCCGCTTCCGTCATCATGGATGATTTGAAGATTGGTGATAGCGTATCGGTTAATGGCGTCTGTCTTACAGCGACAGCTTTAGGCGAGAACTATTTTACAGTGGATGTCATGCCTCAGACCTATCGAAACAGTAATCTGAAGGAGCTACGTCCTGGCAGTCGGATGAATCTGGAGCGAGCAATGGCAGCCGGTGGTCGATTTGGAGGTCATATTGTTCAGGGACATGTAGATGGCACTGCTGTCATCAAAAGTGTAAAGCGTGATCAAAATGCAGTAGTCTATGAGATTGCGCCGGATCGCAAATCGCTGTTTAAATATATCATCCCTAAAGGGTCGATCACGATTGATGGCATTAGCTTAACAGTAGTAAAGACGACGGCTTCATCGCTTACTGTATCCATTATTCCGCATACGTTAGGGGAAACTGTGCTAACTTATAAGCGGGCAGGAGATAGTGTGAATATTGAGTGTGATGTCCTGGGCAAATATGTAGATCATCTTCTTCATTATGGCTCAGCTGCACAGGATGAAGAAAGTGATAGCAGTTCCGGGATTAGTCGTGATTTCTTGGCGGCAAACGGATTTGTTTAA
- the ribD gene encoding bifunctional diaminohydroxyphosphoribosylaminopyrimidine deaminase/5-amino-6-(5-phosphoribosylamino)uracil reductase RibD: MDNMNDEFYMSLALDMAERAQGQTGINPVVGCVVVKNGAMIGLGTHLQRGTGHAEVHALNMAAGQAQGSTAYVTLEPCSHYGKTPPCSQRLIDEGVARVVVACEDPNPQVAGRGVQMLREHGIEVEVGLLRERALRLNERFIKYILTKQPFVTLKSASTLDGNLATKSGDSKWISNGEAREIVHTLRHRHQGIMVGVNTVIADNPSLTTRTEVPGIHPIRIVIDSGLRIPLDSAVVSDGLAPTIIVTTEAADDEKKAALLQAGVQIIVSGAGPRVDLKAAMVTLGEMEIGSILLEGGGTLNGAMLESGLVDRVILFFAPKIVGGGAEAKGTFVFPGIELMKDAISLEGLEVKVLGDNVCISGTPVR; this comes from the coding sequence ATGGATAATATGAATGACGAGTTTTATATGTCGTTAGCGCTGGATATGGCAGAACGGGCCCAAGGACAGACAGGAATTAACCCTGTTGTTGGCTGTGTTGTTGTAAAGAATGGAGCGATGATTGGACTTGGAACTCATTTGCAGCGCGGAACAGGTCATGCTGAGGTTCATGCCTTGAATATGGCGGCCGGTCAAGCACAGGGCAGCACTGCCTACGTAACACTGGAACCTTGCAGTCACTATGGCAAGACTCCGCCCTGCAGCCAAAGGCTGATCGACGAGGGAGTAGCCAGAGTGGTAGTCGCTTGTGAAGACCCTAACCCTCAGGTTGCGGGTCGCGGCGTTCAAATGCTGCGTGAGCATGGCATTGAAGTAGAAGTAGGGTTGCTGCGTGAACGTGCGCTGCGGTTGAATGAGCGTTTTATCAAGTATATTTTGACAAAACAGCCTTTTGTTACGCTCAAGAGTGCCAGCACGCTGGATGGTAACCTAGCTACCAAATCTGGTGACAGTAAATGGATTTCAAATGGTGAAGCGCGGGAGATCGTACATACGCTGCGGCATCGGCATCAGGGAATAATGGTCGGTGTGAACACAGTGATTGCAGATAATCCTTCACTGACTACAAGAACGGAAGTGCCGGGTATTCATCCGATACGGATTGTGATTGATTCTGGACTACGTATTCCTTTGGATTCAGCAGTTGTAAGTGACGGTCTAGCGCCTACTATCATCGTGACAACTGAAGCCGCAGATGATGAAAAGAAAGCAGCACTTCTTCAAGCAGGTGTGCAAATCATTGTTAGCGGAGCAGGACCACGGGTGGATTTGAAGGCTGCTATGGTAACACTCGGTGAAATGGAAATCGGATCGATTTTACTTGAAGGCGGAGGCACGCTAAATGGTGCGATGCTGGAGAGTGGGCTAGTTGATCGAGTGATTCTCTTTTTCGCTCCAAAGATTGTTGGCGGTGGTGCTGAAGCGAAAGGGACGTTCGTATTTCCTGGTATAGAGCTAATGAAGGATGCGATTTCTCTGGAGGGATTGGAAGTAAAAGTGCTCGGAGATAATGTATGTATCAGCGGTACTCCGGTACGCTAA